From a region of the Cyprinus carpio isolate SPL01 chromosome A18, ASM1834038v1, whole genome shotgun sequence genome:
- the LOC109097572 gene encoding IQ motif-containing protein H-like has protein sequence MALSPQQHKSAFIIRLLNNSFHPKNKEIVQQNYGIQLLHLHKRARASVGTQRVVTGPTLGSFTAALEGLPKHLQPKPPPEYRDMNAGLLPSAADLSSVQTPVQPKAVHVLQRE, from the exons ATGGCTCTATCTCCCCAACAGCACAAGTCAGCATTTATCATACGTCTGCTGAATAACTCCTTTCACCCAAAGAACAAGGAGATTGTGCAACAAAATTATGGGATTCAGCTTCTTCACCTGCACAAGAGAGCCAGGGCCAGT GTTGGGACTCAAAGGGTGGTCACTGGCCCCACTTTGGGGAGTTTTACTGCAGCACTTGAAGGTCTGCCTAAACACCTACAACCCAAACCACCACCAGAATATAGAGACATGAATGCAG ggcTGCTACCCTCAGCAGCTGACCTCTCTTCAGTGCAAACCCCAGTACAGCCCAAAGCTGTCCATGTGCTCCAGAGAGAGTAA
- the LOC109097819 gene encoding alpha- and gamma-adaptin-binding protein p34-like, with translation MADDQADEVPTLPCILVTSCDPGFKEEELIRQILGLESLPQASKTEERVSWYPWTINNKYYTANVSLCVVSSPFDMNIEVARSMQAFIVYFDSKTKDSLNSVNSWLSVVEDLAPEVLILVCDHACDSGVSKQEAQQWCLAHAFELVELNPQDLPDEDDDFPESTGVKRIVQALNANVWSSVEMKDEHSQGFGLMSSLVASRHNNPRPSQETLSSHSPSNSTDEGTEKQSAENNQNNAVDTAVDPMIDIDIQELANLTSGDADVIVYSNIQYFFIFYFLFVDKASSLPHEQRKVHAEKVAKAFWMAIGGDQDEIDGLSSGEES, from the exons ATGGCAGATGATCAAGCAGATGAAGTACCTACCCTACCTTGTATCTTAGTCACAAGCTGTGATCCCGGCTTTAAAGAAGAGGAGCTAATTAGAC agATCTTGGGCTTAGAATCACTACCTCAAGCTTCCAAAACAGAAGAAAGAGTCTCTTGGTATCCATGGACAATCAATAACAAGTACTACACAGCAAACGTCAGCTTATGTGTTGTTTCAAGTCCATTCGACATGAATATAGAGGTTGCTCGGTCTATGCAAGCGTTCATCGTTTACTTTGACAGCAAAACT aaagACAGCCTAAACAGTGTGAACTCCTGGTTATCAGTAGTGGAGGATTTGGCTCCAGAAGTGCTGATCCTAGTGTGTGACCATGCGTGTGAcagtg GTGTAAGCAAACAGGAGGCCCAGCAGTGGTGTCTGGCCCACGCATTTGAATTAGTAGAGCTCAACCCTCAAGATCTACCTGATGAAGATG ATGACTTCCCAGAGTCCACTGGAGTAAAAAGAATCGTTCAGGCCCTTAATGCCAATGTGTGGTCCAGTGTTGAGATGAAAGATG AACACAGTCAGGGATTTGGGCTAATGAGCAGCCTGGTGGCCTCTCGTCACAACAACCCACGACCCAGTCAAGAGACACTG TCTTCTCATTCCCCATCTAACAGTACAGATGAAGGCACTGAGAAGCAGAGTGCAGAGAATAACCAGAATAATGCAGTAGATACAGCAGTCG ATCCCATGATTGATATTGACATACAAGAGTTGGCTAATCTAACATCTGGAGATGCAGATGT TATAGTATATtctaatattcagtatttttttattttttattttttatttgtagacAAGGCCTCTTCGTTGCCACATGAACAGAGGAAAGTACATGCAGAAAAG GTTGCTAAAGCGTTCTGGATGGCTATTGGTGGAGACCAGGATGAGATTGACGGCTTGTCATCAGGGGAGGAGAGTTAA